From Vigna unguiculata cultivar IT97K-499-35 chromosome 5, ASM411807v1, whole genome shotgun sequence, the proteins below share one genomic window:
- the LOC114185713 gene encoding heavy metal-associated isoprenylated plant protein 39 isoform X1 has translation MKKFVLKLDLPDDKAKQKALKTVSTLSGIDAISMDMKERKLTVIGTVDPVNVVSKLRKYWQTDIVSVGPAKEPEKKEEPKKEEPKKEEEKKEEGKKEGEGKKEEEKKEEPKKEEKKEEKKEEEKKEEEKKKEAPAPPPDPVLELVKAYRAYNPHMTTYYYVQSMEENPNACAIC, from the exons atgaag AAGTTTGTACTCAAGTTAGATTTGCCAGATGACAAGGCTAAACAGAAGGCCCTGAAGACAGTTTCAACACTTTCAG GAATTGATGCTATCTCTATGGACATGAAGGAGAGGAAATTAACAGTGATAGGAACAGTTGATCCTGTGAATGTGGTGAGCAAACTTCGAAAGTACTGGCAGACAGACATAGTGTCAGTAGGTCCAGCAAAGGAGCCTGAGAAGAAAGAGGAGCCGAAGAAAGAAGAGCCAAAGAAGgaggaagagaagaaggaagagGGAAAGAAGGAAGGGGAAGGAAAAAAGGAAGAGGAGAAAAAGGAAGAGccaaagaaagaagagaaaaaagaagagaagaaagaagaagagaagaaagaagaggagaagaagaaagaggcaCCAGCACCACCCCCAGATCCAGTTCTAGAGTTGGTAAAGGCTTATAGAGCTTATAATCCACACATGACAACATATTACTATGTCCAAAGCATGGAAGAGAATCCCAATGCTTGTGCCATTTGTTAA
- the LOC114185713 gene encoding heavy metal-associated isoprenylated plant protein 39 isoform X2 — MDMKERKLTVIGTVDPVNVVSKLRKYWQTDIVSVGPAKEPEKKEEPKKEEPKKEEEKKEEGKKEGEGKKEEEKKEEPKKEEKKEEKKEEEKKEEEKKKEAPAPPPDPVLELVKAYRAYNPHMTTYYYVQSMEENPNACAIC, encoded by the coding sequence ATGGACATGAAGGAGAGGAAATTAACAGTGATAGGAACAGTTGATCCTGTGAATGTGGTGAGCAAACTTCGAAAGTACTGGCAGACAGACATAGTGTCAGTAGGTCCAGCAAAGGAGCCTGAGAAGAAAGAGGAGCCGAAGAAAGAAGAGCCAAAGAAGgaggaagagaagaaggaagagGGAAAGAAGGAAGGGGAAGGAAAAAAGGAAGAGGAGAAAAAGGAAGAGccaaagaaagaagagaaaaaagaagagaagaaagaagaagagaagaaagaagaggagaagaagaaagaggcaCCAGCACCACCCCCAGATCCAGTTCTAGAGTTGGTAAAGGCTTATAGAGCTTATAATCCACACATGACAACATATTACTATGTCCAAAGCATGGAAGAGAATCCCAATGCTTGTGCCATTTGTTAA